A single region of the Silene latifolia isolate original U9 population chromosome 8, ASM4854445v1, whole genome shotgun sequence genome encodes:
- the LOC141597354 gene encoding myb family transcription factor EFM codes for MMASSSELGLECNTQSYSMLLKSFGDHNNSNDQTTHKLEEYLNRLEEERLKIDAFKRELPLCMQLLTNAMEASRQQLQTYKATQGTIRPVLEEFIPLKNSNNIEGSNQKQANISDKANWMTSAQLWSQTSDGKPQQTSSTLPKNEDDHIIFNNVSPNTLGFETKQRNGGAFLPFSKDRNLSPKNGTNMRILADLALSSSEEEKKNNDSENGINNGLMSCDNSTKGGNDMANGNKSTDSQATATNTNTTTTTNNNNNSNNQAHRKARRCWSPDLHRRFVNALQMLGGSQVATPKQIRELMKVDGLTNDEVKSHLQKYRLHTRRPSPSPQSAGAQQPQLVVLGGIWVPPEYAAATGGATMYSTHPATSQVSPHYCSSMVPQDFYPAPPQLPPPLHQHHQNHHQQLHVYKTSSHTQTHSSPESDAQGAGDRSESIEDGKSESSS; via the exons ATGATGGCGTCTTCGTCGGAGCTAGGGCTTGAGTGCAATACTCAAAGCTACTCAATGCTTCTCAAATCATTTGGTGATCATAACAACTCAAATGATCAAACAACTCATAAGCTAGAGGAATACCTCAATCGACTTGAGGAAGAACGTCTCAAGATTGATGCTTTTAAGCGCGAGCTACCTCTTTGCATGCAACTCCTTACCAATG CCATGGAAGCTTCAAGGCAACAACTACAAACTTACAAAGCAACTCAAGGAACAATAAGGCCAGTTCTTGAAGAATTCATCCCCTTAAAGAATTCCAATAATATAGAAGGATCAAATCAAAAACAAGCAAACATTTCCGACAAAGCGAATTGGATGACATCTGCACAATTATGGAGCCAAACAAGTGATGGAAAACCTCAACAAACTTCATCAACTTTGCCAAAAAATGAAGATGATCATATTATCTTCAATAATGTTAGCCCTAATACCCTAGGATTTGAGACTAAACAAAGGAATGGAGGagcttttcttccattttcaaaAGATCGGAATTTGAGTCCGAAAAATGGAACCAATATGAGGATACTTGCTGATTTGGCTCTATCATCTAGTGAGGAGGAAAAGAAGAATAATGATAGTGAAAATGGAATAAATAATGGATTAATGAGTTGTGATAACTCTACCAAAGGAGGAAATGATATGGCTAATGGAAACAAATCAACAGATAGTCAAGCCACCGCGACaaacaccaacaccaccaccaccaccaacaacaacaacaacagtaacaATCAAGCTCATCGGAAGGCTAGGCGGTGTTGGTCACCGGATTTACATCGCAGATTCGTCAATGCCCTCCAAATGCTTGGTGGTTCTCAAG TGGCTACACCAAAGCAAATAAGGGAGTTGATGAAGGTAGATGGCTTGACCAATGATGAGGTCAAAAGTCACCTCCAG AAATACAGACTACACACAAGAAGGCCAAGCCCAAGTCCACAATCAGCAGGAGCCCAACAACCACAGCTAGTCGTCCTAGGTGGCATTTGGGTCCCACCTGAGTACGCGGCCGCAACTGGTGGAGCCACCATGTACAGCACTCATCCAGCCACTTCTCAAGTGTCACCACACTATTGTTCAAGCATGGTCCCACAAGACTTTTACCCGGCCCCGCCGCAGCTACCACCACCCCTCCACCAGcaccaccaaaaccaccaccaGCAACTCCATGTCTACAAGACTTCCTCCCACACACAGACTCATAGCTCACCGGAATCCGATGCCCAAGGGGCCGGTGACCGGTCCGAAAGTATTGAAGATGGCAAGTCTGAGAGCAGCAGTTGA